In Bombus vancouverensis nearcticus chromosome 1, iyBomVanc1_principal, whole genome shotgun sequence, a single genomic region encodes these proteins:
- the LOC117153549 gene encoding ZZ-type zinc finger-containing protein 3: MEDEEKKSHDEEPSEFYFESDHLALKGNKDYTTLLKTIVILEAQRVQAIEDLDKLLSIRSKALKDPISFVAQIQNGELPELPGPQKIAEIPYIDWAQYNVAPPDMRMRPQTRHGHILPHIQTKSEQENGKILVRGRAFDESKPETFNQLWTVEEQRRLEELLIEYPPEDVEMRRWTKIANALGNRTPKQVSSRVQKYFIKLLRAGLPIPGRGPKMKLDVKKGMGHRHQRNNYSLFRRSTFFPHQDISFTIPDESKEQAITEESEDDAGNSIIDDNPELRHIELLKQVKMEKEQNSSPVYKHVGYKCSVCGEDPLTGTRWHCTECQNEIDLCGDCAVAQLEAEKPLHDTLHRLLPIKPPLYTRSYDLDYFPQSFSNSSYNYLDPNFLPE, from the exons ATGgaagacgaagaaaaaaaaagtcaTGACGAAGAGCCTAgtgaattttatttcgaatcTGATCACTTAGCattaaaaggaaataaagaTTATACTACTCTTTTAAAAACAATTGTTATTCTTGAAGCACAACGAGTTCAAGCTATAGAAGATCTTGACAAACTTTTATCAATTCGTTCTAAAGCATTGAAAGATCCAATATCTTTCGTAGCTCAGATACAAAATGGTGAGCTACCAGAATTACCAGGGCCACAAAAAATTGCAGAAATCCCTTATATTGATTGGGCACAATATAACGTAGCTCCACCTGATATGCGAATGAGACCACAAACAAGGCATGGACATATTTTGCCTCACATACAAACAAAATCAGAACAAGAGAATGGAAAa ATTTTAGTAAGAGGACGTGCTTTTGATGAGAGTAAACCAGAGACCTTCAATCAATTATGGACAGTGGAAGAACAAAGAAGATTAGAAGAACTTTTAATTGAATACCCACCAGAGGATGTAGAAATGAGAAGATGGACTAAAATAGCTAATGCTTTAG GTAATAGAACTCCAAAACAAGTGTCTAGCAGAGTCCAGAAATACTTTATTAAACTCTTAAGGGCTGGATTACCTATACCTGGTCGAGGCCCCAAAATGAAATTAGATGTGAAAAAAGGAATGGGTCATAGACATCAACGTAATAACTACTCATTATTTAGACGTTCTACATTTTTTCCCCATCAAGATATTTCTTTTACAATACCTGATGAAAGCAAGGAACAGGCAATTACAGAAGAATCT gaAGATGATGCTGGAAATAGTATTATTGATGACAATCCTGAATTGAGGCATATAGAATTACTAAAACAAGTAAAAATGGAGAAAGAACAAAATTCGTCTCCCGTGTATAAACATGTTGGATATAAG TGTTCAGTTTGTGGAGAAGATCCTCTAACAGGTACAAGATGGCATTGCACAGAATGCCAAAATGAAATTGATTTATGTGGTGATTGCGCTGTAGCGCAATTAGAGGCTGAGAAACCATTACATGATACGTTACATAGACTACTCCCTATAAAACCACCTCTGTATACTAGAAGTTATGATTTAGATTACTTTCCACAGAGTTTCAGTAACTCTTCTTATAATTATTTAGATCCCAATTTTTTAcctgaataa
- the LOC117153548 gene encoding queuine tRNA-ribosyltransferase accessory subunit 2 isoform X2, producing the protein MLITNNMKFSTSSIKSCAARIGTLTEFERIPNAIFETPLALIYTKGGCVPHLTKDVFKMVTSDPQMLSVSLSSTYLMLESMKDNNVNFANFVGMKEYINFVTIHDPAYTTPSGFREANSIPIWTRGGKLTLTPNMYMNVIETFKPDMYVALCDGDTNINSSKKRVSNSVQNSMTFFDQCFTKHSSSEALKSSEILGAIEGGYDKGVRTKSINYLKTKPVIGYVIDGLHNNGPDVKNIPSEQIREIVQHTINLLPPEKLKVSVGCWNPLTVLDLVELGTDIFDTSYPYIITENLRALTFLCDHDDCNNVGHTISFTEERYADDFSPICSHCECLTCKNHTKAYLYHLCNVKEMLGTVLLMIHNVHQYLEFFKIIRESIKCGILDDCKKKINLKFKQGNVAEADEPTDIKETKSSSS; encoded by the exons atgttaataacaaataatatgaaattcTCTACTAGTTCAATAAAATCTTGTGCTGCCCGTATTGGGACGTTAACAGAATTTGAAAGAATTCCTAATGCCATTTTTGAAACTCCCCTTGCTCTTATTTATACAAag ggAGGTTGTGTGCCGCATTTAACTAAGGATGTTTTTAAAATGGTTACTTCAGACCCACAAATGTTATCCGTTTCTCTGTCTTCCACGTATTTAATGCTGGAATCAATGAAGGATAATAATgttaattttgcaaattttgTGGGTATGAAG GAGTACATTAATTTTGTTACAATACATGACCCAGCCTATACAACACCTTCAGGTTTTCGAGAAGCTAATTCTATTCCCATATGGACAAGAGGTGGAAAACTTACATTAACACCCAATATGTATATGAATGTTATTGAAACATTTAAACCAGACATGTATGTTGCTTTGTGTGATGGAGATACTAATATCAATAGTAGTAAAAAAAGAGTATCAAATTCTGTACAAAATAGCATGACATTCTTTGATCAATGTTTTACTAAACATTCTTCATCTGAAGCATTGAAGTCCTCTGAAATATTAGGTGCAATTGAAGGTGGTTATGATAAAGGTGTTAGAAcaaaatcaataaattatttaaaaactaaaCCTGTAATAGGATATGTGATTGATGGATTGCATAATAATGGACCAGATGTAAAGAATATACCATCAGAACAAATCAGAGAAATAGTACAACACACAATT AATCTTTTACCTCCTGAAAAGCTTAAGGTATCAGTGGGATGTTGGAATCCCCTTACAGTATTAGACCTTGTTGAATTAGGTACAGATATATTTGATACTTCATACCCTTATATAATTACTGAAAATTTAAGAGCTTTAACTTTCCTATGTGATCATGATGACTGTAATAATGTAGGTCATACAATATCATTTACAGAAGAAAG ATATGCGGATGACTTTTCTCCAATATGTTCTCACTGTGAATGTCTAACATGTAAAAATCATACCAAAGCATATCTAtatcatctgtgtaatgttaaGGAAATGCTTGGTACTGTTCTTTTAATGAT ACACAATGTACACCAATATCTCGAATTTTTTAAGATTATTCGAGAGAGCATAAAATGTGGCATTCTTGATGATtgcaaaaagaaaattaatttaaaatttaagcaaGGCAATGTCGCTGAAGCAGATGAACCTACAGATATAAAAGAAACTAAATCTTCTAGTTCATAA
- the LOC117153548 gene encoding queuine tRNA-ribosyltransferase accessory subunit 2 isoform X1 — MLITNNMKFSTSSIKSCAARIGTLTEFERIPNAIFETPLALIYTKGGCVPHLTKDVFKMVTSDPQMLSVSLSSTYLMLESMKDNNVNFANFVGMKEYINFVTIHDPAYTTPSGFREANSIPIWTRGGKLTLTPNMYMNVIETFKPDMYVALCDGDTNINSSKKRVSNSVQNSMTFFDQCFTKHSSSEALKSSEILGAIEGGYDKGVRTKSINYLKTKPVIGYVIDGLHNNGPDVKNIPSEQIREIVQHTINLLPPEKLKVSVGCWNPLTVLDLVELGTDIFDTSYPYIITENLRALTFLCDHDDCNNVGHTISFTEESRYADDFSPICSHCECLTCKNHTKAYLYHLCNVKEMLGTVLLMIHNVHQYLEFFKIIRESIKCGILDDCKKKINLKFKQGNVAEADEPTDIKETKSSSS, encoded by the exons atgttaataacaaataatatgaaattcTCTACTAGTTCAATAAAATCTTGTGCTGCCCGTATTGGGACGTTAACAGAATTTGAAAGAATTCCTAATGCCATTTTTGAAACTCCCCTTGCTCTTATTTATACAAag ggAGGTTGTGTGCCGCATTTAACTAAGGATGTTTTTAAAATGGTTACTTCAGACCCACAAATGTTATCCGTTTCTCTGTCTTCCACGTATTTAATGCTGGAATCAATGAAGGATAATAATgttaattttgcaaattttgTGGGTATGAAG GAGTACATTAATTTTGTTACAATACATGACCCAGCCTATACAACACCTTCAGGTTTTCGAGAAGCTAATTCTATTCCCATATGGACAAGAGGTGGAAAACTTACATTAACACCCAATATGTATATGAATGTTATTGAAACATTTAAACCAGACATGTATGTTGCTTTGTGTGATGGAGATACTAATATCAATAGTAGTAAAAAAAGAGTATCAAATTCTGTACAAAATAGCATGACATTCTTTGATCAATGTTTTACTAAACATTCTTCATCTGAAGCATTGAAGTCCTCTGAAATATTAGGTGCAATTGAAGGTGGTTATGATAAAGGTGTTAGAAcaaaatcaataaattatttaaaaactaaaCCTGTAATAGGATATGTGATTGATGGATTGCATAATAATGGACCAGATGTAAAGAATATACCATCAGAACAAATCAGAGAAATAGTACAACACACAATT AATCTTTTACCTCCTGAAAAGCTTAAGGTATCAGTGGGATGTTGGAATCCCCTTACAGTATTAGACCTTGTTGAATTAGGTACAGATATATTTGATACTTCATACCCTTATATAATTACTGAAAATTTAAGAGCTTTAACTTTCCTATGTGATCATGATGACTGTAATAATGTAGGTCATACAATATCATTTACAGAAGAAAG CAGATATGCGGATGACTTTTCTCCAATATGTTCTCACTGTGAATGTCTAACATGTAAAAATCATACCAAAGCATATCTAtatcatctgtgtaatgttaaGGAAATGCTTGGTACTGTTCTTTTAATGAT ACACAATGTACACCAATATCTCGAATTTTTTAAGATTATTCGAGAGAGCATAAAATGTGGCATTCTTGATGATtgcaaaaagaaaattaatttaaaatttaagcaaGGCAATGTCGCTGAAGCAGATGAACCTACAGATATAAAAGAAACTAAATCTTCTAGTTCATAA